In a single window of the Campylobacter fetus subsp. testudinum 03-427 genome:
- the nuoK gene encoding NADH:quinone oxidoreductase I, membrane subunit K (Pfam match to PF00420.20 Oxidored_q2), producing MLDFYILVALILFFIGVLGVILRKNIFTIFMSVELMLNATALIFAAFARESLNLDGQVIVMLIIAIAAAEASFGLALIVLLYKKKQSLNIDIFDELKDRDVS from the coding sequence ATGCTTGATTTTTATATATTAGTGGCTTTGATTCTATTTTTTATCGGCGTTTTAGGAGTTATTCTTAGAAAAAATATCTTTACTATATTTATGTCAGTAGAGCTTATGTTGAACGCTACGGCGCTGATATTTGCTGCTTTTGCTAGAGAAAGTCTAAACTTAGATGGACAAGTAATCGTTATGTTGATAATCGCTATAGCCGCAGCTGAAGCTAGTTTTGGTTTGGCTCTTATAGTACTTTTATACAAGAAAAAGCAGAGCTTAAACATAGATATTTTTGATGAGTTAAAGGATAGAGATGTTAGTTAG
- the nuoG gene encoding NADH:quinone oxidoreductase I, chain G (Pfam matches to PF10588.5 NADH-G_4Fe-4S_3, and to PF13510.2 Fer2_4), producing MVNIVVDGETFSVDKNGNLITELKKHNIEIPHFCYHEALGVSGNCRMCLIEVVGQKRPQIACNTPISEGMEIKINSELTRKVQKGILELEFINHPIDCPVCDQAGECSLQEYYMCYDKGDSRVSLAQKVRKPKKEDFGSNVIHDAERCVLCRRCVRFTEICTKTYELGVGNRGEHSEIILFNDEKINNPYAGNIVDVCPVGAMTSADFRFKKRVWHLKSSPSICQGCERGCAIWVDSSQDKYEYNKIYRFRPRVDNAVNGHFICDFGRYSYKNEQIIVQENSDELISNLKNELDKTSGEFDILITSSLSLEEMFCVINFAKEYNARIYGWDDFRDESFCDSEGLMLRYPNKTANKQGLDYFYNNSYISKDISDIQDRIIVFHLGGELDFLNLKDKNITFIGSCNSADIVCASAYHRDGHSVNVDNKLRFSKAAFLNLSPSIEQIIQTLSQNSYKFDKDILKAFE from the coding sequence ATGGTTAATATAGTTGTTGATGGAGAGACATTTAGCGTAGATAAAAACGGTAACTTAATCACCGAGCTAAAAAAGCATAATATCGAAATTCCGCATTTTTGTTATCATGAAGCGCTTGGCGTGAGTGGAAATTGCAGGATGTGTCTGATAGAAGTAGTCGGTCAAAAACGCCCTCAAATAGCTTGCAATACTCCTATTAGCGAAGGAATGGAGATAAAAATAAACAGTGAGCTTACTAGAAAAGTTCAAAAAGGCATTTTAGAGCTTGAGTTTATAAATCACCCAATAGACTGCCCGGTGTGCGATCAAGCCGGTGAATGCTCACTTCAAGAGTATTATATGTGTTATGACAAGGGCGATTCAAGAGTTAGTCTTGCACAAAAGGTAAGAAAACCTAAAAAAGAGGATTTTGGATCAAATGTTATCCACGACGCTGAACGCTGCGTACTTTGTAGGCGTTGTGTGAGATTTACTGAAATTTGTACGAAGACTTATGAGCTTGGAGTAGGAAATAGAGGAGAGCATAGCGAAATAATTCTATTTAATGATGAAAAAATAAATAATCCATACGCTGGAAATATCGTAGATGTTTGTCCTGTGGGCGCTATGACTTCAGCTGATTTTCGTTTTAAAAAAAGAGTTTGGCACCTAAAAAGCTCACCTTCTATATGTCAAGGTTGTGAGAGAGGCTGTGCTATTTGGGTAGATAGCAGTCAAGATAAGTATGAATATAATAAAATTTATCGTTTTAGACCACGAGTAGATAACGCGGTAAATGGTCATTTTATCTGCGATTTTGGTCGTTATAGTTATAAAAATGAGCAGATTATAGTTCAAGAAAACAGCGATGAGCTTATTTCAAATTTAAAAAACGAGTTAGATAAAACTAGTGGCGAATTTGATATCTTGATCACTTCGTCTTTATCTCTTGAAGAGATGTTTTGTGTTATAAATTTTGCTAAAGAGTATAACGCTAGGATCTATGGTTGGGATGATTTTAGAGATGAGAGTTTTTGCGATAGCGAGGGTTTGATGCTTCGCTATCCAAATAAAACGGCAAATAAACAGGGTTTGGATTATTTTTATAATAACTCTTATATATCAAAAGATATATCTGATATACAAGATAGAATTATCGTTTTTCATTTAGGTGGCGAGTTGGATTTTTTAAATTTAAAAGATAAAAACATAACGTTCATAGGATCTTGCAATAGCGCTGATATAGTTTGTGCTAGTGCGTATCATAGAGATGGGCATAGTGTTAATGTTGATAATAAATTAAGATTTAGCAAGGCGGCATTTTTAAATTTATCACCTAGCATAGAACAGATTATACAAACACTATCTCAAAATAGTTATAAATTTGATAAAGATATTTTAAAGGCGTTTGAATGA
- the nuoH gene encoding NADH:quinone oxidoreductase I, membrane subunit H (Pfam matches to PF00146.17 NADHdh, and to PF00146.17 NADHdh) — translation MNELVLTIFRIVFILSFILLLIPILVLLERKISAFIQDRPGPNRANIAGIRLGGIVQALADALKLAIKEDFTPASIRSKFLFTIAPMVLFLMSTLTIAVIPFSDYFTIDGVKHLMQGIPFDGGMLWYLGVASLSIYGIMLAGYASNNKYSLLGSLRAASGAISYEIPLGLAVVSMILTYGSINLNDFVVQQQGSFLGLPSWGIFVQPLAAIIFIICAFAETNRAPFDLAEGESEIVAGYHLEYSAMSFAMFFMAEYIAMTAMSALIITIFFGGYSLPYLSTADLISNYKIVLLSIVFIITVLGFIFVLWINKNNVTRYKVTNDFRKKENKFYKICTFIVVAIIDIICLYLYFTGLQSLGQEILVTILYLTIFALKTFVMLFVFIWVRWTVPRFRYDQIQRLGWEKLMPLAIFNIIITAMVVVYGN, via the coding sequence ATGAATGAACTTGTTTTGACCATTTTTAGGATTGTTTTCATACTTTCGTTTATACTTTTACTTATACCGATTTTGGTCTTACTTGAGCGCAAAATTTCAGCCTTTATCCAAGATCGCCCCGGACCAAATAGAGCAAATATCGCAGGTATCAGGTTAGGTGGTATAGTTCAAGCTTTAGCCGACGCTCTTAAGCTTGCTATAAAAGAGGATTTTACTCCAGCTAGTATTCGTTCTAAGTTTTTATTTACTATAGCTCCTATGGTATTATTTCTTATGAGTACGCTTACTATAGCAGTTATTCCATTTTCTGATTATTTTACTATCGACGGTGTTAAACATCTTATGCAAGGAATTCCTTTTGATGGCGGAATGCTGTGGTATCTTGGAGTGGCGTCGCTTAGTATCTATGGTATTATGCTTGCTGGTTATGCTTCAAATAATAAATATTCACTTTTAGGTTCGCTTAGAGCAGCTTCTGGAGCTATCAGCTATGAGATTCCGCTTGGACTTGCTGTTGTTAGTATGATCTTGACTTACGGTTCTATAAATTTAAATGATTTTGTTGTTCAGCAACAAGGCTCGTTTTTAGGTTTGCCATCATGGGGGATATTTGTCCAGCCTTTGGCTGCTATTATATTTATAATATGTGCGTTTGCAGAGACAAACAGAGCTCCTTTTGATCTAGCAGAAGGAGAAAGCGAGATAGTTGCTGGTTATCATTTAGAGTATAGCGCAATGAGTTTTGCTATGTTTTTTATGGCTGAATATATAGCAATGACAGCTATGAGTGCTCTTATAATTACTATATTTTTTGGCGGATACTCGCTTCCTTATCTTAGCACTGCAGATCTTATAAGCAACTATAAAATCGTACTTTTAAGCATAGTGTTTATCATCACTGTTTTAGGTTTTATCTTTGTACTGTGGATAAATAAAAATAATGTTACAAGATATAAAGTCACAAACGACTTTAGAAAAAAAGAGAATAAATTTTATAAAATTTGTACGTTTATAGTAGTTGCTATCATAGATATCATCTGTTTATACCTGTATTTTACTGGTTTGCAAAGTCTTGGACAAGAAATTTTAGTAACCATACTTTATCTAACTATATTTGCTTTAAAAACATTTGTTATGCTTTTCGTGTTTATCTGGGTACGCTGGACTGTGCCAAGATTCAGATATGATCAAATTCAAAGACTCGGCTGGGAAAAACTTATGCCTTTGGCGATATTTAATATCATAATAACAGCAATGGTGGTGGTATATGGCAATTAA
- the nuoE gene encoding NADH:quinone oxidoreductase I, chain E (Pfam match to PF01257.15 2Fe-2S_thioredx), with protein MKFEFTHEQLSALNELKKKVDDDRALVLPSLWMVQRAQGFIDSSDVLYLEKTLGIRSMFYAEAIGFYSMFNQKSKGKFELKFCKTITCKLRGSDELIKFTQDILGIKMGETSSDGLFSLGETECLGYCEKAPCMLCNLEQIDSLDENAITNLIEKIRKENASS; from the coding sequence ATGAAATTTGAATTTACTCACGAGCAATTATCGGCTCTAAACGAGCTTAAGAAAAAAGTAGATGATGATAGAGCGCTTGTGCTTCCGTCTCTTTGGATGGTGCAAAGAGCACAAGGATTTATAGACTCTAGCGATGTTTTGTATCTAGAAAAAACACTTGGTATAAGAAGTATGTTTTACGCCGAAGCGATCGGTTTTTACTCTATGTTTAATCAAAAATCTAAAGGAAAATTTGAACTTAAGTTTTGCAAAACTATAACATGTAAGTTAAGAGGTAGCGACGAACTTATCAAATTTACACAAGATATTCTTGGTATAAAAATGGGTGAAACTTCTAGCGACGGGCTTTTTAGCCTTGGCGAGACTGAGTGCCTTGGATACTGCGAAAAAGCACCTTGTATGCTTTGTAATCTTGAACAAATAGACTCTTTAGACGAAAATGCCATAACAAATTTGATAGAAAAAATAAGGAAAGAAAATGCAAGTAGTTAG
- the nuoF gene encoding NADH:quinone oxidoreductase I, chain F (Pfam matches to PF01512.13 Complex1_51K, and to PF10589.5 NADH_4Fe-4S, and to PF10531.5 SLBB), protein MQVVSSRFSIKDGYKIDVAKSNGAYLNLENILKMDRNLIVEAVDKSGLRGKGGGGGLCGTKWKNMLAWESDKRYLVVNGDESEPGTCKDKYILNLDPHLLIEGIIISSYALGAKRAYVYIRGEYEREFKTLTNAIKEAANELGDLEIIVYKGAGAYICGEKTALLESIEGKRGHPRLKPHNKAEPDFLFGHACVVNNVETIASVPFIVKNGWEAYRSVGTEKSPGTLLFAVSGCVNTPCVKEMPFGTKMIDFINDFGGGVWKNRELKAVIPGGSSAAVLTKDEVLKATLDYESLKEFKSALGTGGMMVFDDTISMPEVLLNLLEFYTEESCGQCTPCREGCGWALRVVKKIVEGEGSLRDLDTLKDISYMLDGKTICVFAPAVKDVIMGFITKFENEFVALCKETK, encoded by the coding sequence ATGCAAGTAGTTAGTTCTAGATTTTCTATCAAAGATGGTTATAAAATAGACGTTGCAAAATCCAACGGAGCCTATTTAAATTTAGAAAATATCTTGAAAATGGATAGAAATTTAATAGTAGAAGCAGTAGATAAAAGCGGATTAAGAGGCAAAGGCGGCGGAGGCGGCTTATGCGGAACTAAGTGGAAAAATATGCTTGCTTGGGAAAGCGATAAGCGTTATTTGGTAGTAAATGGCGATGAGAGTGAGCCTGGAACTTGCAAAGATAAGTATATTTTAAATTTAGATCCGCATTTGCTAATAGAAGGAATTATTATATCGTCTTACGCATTAGGAGCTAAGAGAGCTTATGTTTATATAAGAGGCGAATATGAAAGAGAGTTTAAAACTCTTACAAATGCGATAAAAGAAGCTGCTAATGAGCTTGGAGACTTAGAAATAATAGTTTATAAAGGAGCTGGAGCTTATATCTGCGGTGAAAAGACAGCTTTGCTGGAGTCTATAGAAGGAAAAAGAGGTCATCCAAGATTAAAACCGCATAATAAAGCCGAGCCGGACTTTTTATTTGGTCATGCATGTGTGGTAAATAATGTAGAAACCATAGCTAGTGTTCCTTTTATAGTAAAAAACGGTTGGGAAGCGTATAGATCTGTCGGTACTGAAAAAAGCCCAGGAACTCTGTTATTTGCAGTATCTGGATGTGTTAATACTCCTTGCGTAAAAGAGATGCCTTTTGGTACGAAAATGATAGATTTTATAAATGATTTTGGCGGTGGAGTATGGAAAAATAGAGAGTTAAAAGCAGTTATCCCAGGAGGCTCAAGTGCCGCAGTTCTAACAAAAGATGAAGTGCTAAAAGCTACACTAGATTATGAGAGTTTAAAAGAGTTTAAAAGCGCATTGGGTACTGGTGGAATGATGGTGTTTGACGATACTATTAGTATGCCAGAAGTGCTTTTAAATTTACTTGAGTTTTATACAGAAGAGAGCTGTGGGCAATGCACACCTTGTCGTGAAGGCTGTGGTTGGGCTTTGAGAGTTGTAAAAAAAATAGTAGAAGGCGAAGGCTCTTTAAGAGACTTAGATACGCTAAAAGATATATCATATATGCTTGATGGAAAGACTATTTGCGTCTTTGCTCCGGCTGTAAAGGATGTAATTATGGGATTTATCACTAAATTCGAAAACGAATTTGTAGCGCTATGTAAGGAAACTAAGTGA
- the nuoI gene encoding NADH:quinone oxidoreductase I, chain I (Pfam match to PF12838.3 Fer4_7), which produces MAIKTKTIRRKKIPFLQRIYLPFIFAGMARTFKHFFRNLKDSSNIDFLEYPEQKPTDITNRYRGLHRLTKNEKGDLKCVACDMCATACPANCIFITATEIEGSKEKAPSKFTIDLLECVFCGLCVEACPKDAIRMDTGIFTKVGNTRESFLADIKTLSQREEGSF; this is translated from the coding sequence ATGGCAATTAAAACAAAAACTATACGCAGGAAAAAAATACCGTTTTTACAAAGAATTTACCTACCTTTTATATTTGCAGGTATGGCTAGAACATTTAAGCATTTTTTTAGGAATTTAAAAGATAGCTCAAACATCGATTTTTTAGAGTATCCAGAACAAAAACCTACTGATATAACAAATCGTTACAGAGGACTTCACAGGCTTACTAAAAATGAAAAAGGCGATCTGAAATGTGTTGCGTGTGATATGTGCGCGACTGCATGCCCTGCAAATTGTATTTTTATCACAGCTACTGAGATAGAAGGTAGCAAAGAAAAAGCGCCTTCTAAATTTACTATAGATTTACTTGAATGCGTGTTTTGCGGACTTTGCGTAGAGGCTTGTCCAAAAGATGCTATCAGAATGGATACTGGTATATTTACTAAAGTAGGCAACACCAGAGAGTCGTTTTTAGCCGATATAAAAACTTTATCACAAAGAGAAGAGGGGAGCTTTTGA
- the nuoM gene encoding NADH:quinone oxidoreductase I, membrane subunit M (Pfam match to PF00361.16 Proton_antipo_M) yields MTGFSHILSLIIFLPFIAGVLIALFFNDKIGKLAAFVVSIAVAVLGLILFFKFDPNAGMQFVDSVSLVPKYGISYLVGVDGINLYILLIITSAFPPLFFILKNRKKGYWANMLFMQSGFLSVVSSLDLIYFYAGWEMMLIPIFIMVGIYGKDSGRAGALMDMMYYAIFGSMIMLGAIIYIGAAHYDEFGFFSFRLEDLIKVSLNSDLQTVLFFCFMLAFVIKLPLFPFHLWMSNAYTKSLTTATFMLSVIASKVAVFAILRFVLPLFPVSFVSYSSWFIALGLFSMLYFGIAAIKVKDFKTLLAYASASHLGLIIAGAFALDVEAMTGSMYQVVAHAITSGIMFLLVGMISEQLGTRKISKLGGLAIKAPVFATIFAIAMISSVGLPATVGFVGELLIIFGLFKANLIYGIFGTTSIVIGAIYMFIVYRKAILQNTNELTVKFKDLRKREILAFLVAVAMIFIMGIYPKPFIKQIEPTMNDHYESYIKPNLGAKK; encoded by the coding sequence ATGACTGGTTTTTCACATATTTTAAGTTTGATTATATTTTTACCGTTTATTGCTGGAGTTTTGATAGCTCTGTTTTTTAATGATAAAATAGGCAAGCTAGCAGCTTTTGTTGTTAGTATCGCAGTAGCTGTTTTGGGTCTGATTTTATTTTTTAAATTTGACCCAAATGCTGGTATGCAGTTTGTTGATAGTGTATCTTTAGTGCCAAAATACGGCATTAGCTACTTAGTTGGTGTAGATGGGATAAATTTATATATCTTACTTATCATTACTTCTGCATTTCCGCCTCTATTTTTTATTTTAAAAAATAGAAAAAAAGGCTACTGGGCAAATATGCTTTTTATGCAAAGCGGATTTTTGTCTGTTGTTTCATCGCTCGATCTTATATATTTTTATGCTGGTTGGGAGATGATGCTTATACCTATATTTATTATGGTTGGAATTTATGGCAAGGATTCAGGAAGAGCTGGAGCTCTTATGGATATGATGTATTACGCTATATTTGGTTCTATGATTATGCTTGGAGCTATCATATATATCGGAGCTGCTCATTATGATGAGTTTGGATTTTTTAGCTTTAGACTTGAAGATCTGATTAAAGTAAGTTTAAACTCGGACTTGCAAACTGTTTTATTTTTCTGTTTTATGCTAGCTTTTGTTATAAAACTACCTCTATTTCCATTTCATCTTTGGATGAGCAATGCTTATACAAAATCGCTCACAACTGCTACTTTTATGCTTTCTGTTATCGCTTCAAAAGTAGCTGTTTTTGCGATATTGCGTTTTGTGTTGCCTCTGTTTCCAGTGTCTTTTGTAAGTTATTCGTCATGGTTTATAGCTCTTGGGCTATTTTCTATGCTGTATTTTGGTATAGCAGCTATCAAGGTGAAAGATTTTAAAACTTTGCTTGCATATGCTTCAGCGTCTCACTTAGGACTTATAATAGCAGGAGCATTTGCTTTAGATGTAGAAGCGATGACTGGATCTATGTATCAAGTGGTTGCCCATGCTATTACTAGCGGAATTATGTTCTTGTTAGTCGGTATGATAAGTGAGCAGCTAGGAACTAGAAAGATAAGTAAGTTAGGTGGTCTTGCTATAAAGGCGCCTGTTTTTGCTACCATTTTTGCTATCGCAATGATATCTAGTGTTGGACTACCGGCTACTGTCGGTTTTGTAGGCGAACTTTTGATTATATTTGGACTATTTAAAGCTAATTTAATTTATGGTATTTTTGGTACAACTTCTATAGTAATAGGAGCTATTTATATGTTCATAGTTTATAGAAAAGCGATTTTACAAAATACAAATGAACTTACGGTTAAATTTAAAGACCTAAGAAAGCGTGAAATTTTGGCATTTTTAGTAGCTGTTGCTATGATATTTATCATGGGAATTTATCCAAAACCTTTTATAAAACAGATAGAACCTACTATGAATGATCATTATGAAAGTTATATAAAACCAAATTTAGGAGCCAAAAAATGA
- the nuoL gene encoding NADH:quinone oxidoreductase I, membrane subunit L (Pfam matches to PF00361.16 Proton_antipo_M, and to PF00662.16 Proton_antipo_N) has translation MLVSIVVLAPIIGSILLGLTYLARNTLKISQIGFAFLGMAAPIASFVCMAILFLNSQIEPINLNMFGWIEAGIFKIEVGFYLDHLSLLMGLFVTFLGMLIHLYSIGYMDKDSGFGKFFCYMNLFLGSMLILVLANNPVLMFVGWEGVGACSYLLISFYFSSKDNVKAGNKAFILNRIGDFGFVIGLVSLYLATSPYGFNYEILAKSAPLIPANLAIFIAFCFICGALAKSAQIPLYTWLPDAMAGPTPISALIHAATMVTAGVYMVVRFGFLYEHLNFVLEILAIIGVISALFAAIIAIKTTDIKKILAYSTMSQLGYMFAGLSFSSQAALYHLFTHGFFKALLFLGAGSVIIALHHEQNIFKMGSLHKNKILFYPMLFGSLAISGVFPFAGFFSKDALILGAFLSGHYFISGVLLFTAGLTSYYIFRLFFLVFYSQNEAPKQHKLPFTMSFVNVILAIFSLIGGGMAMFLSLEHVSLSVEIMAGVVSLFVSFLGIFIAYKKFYNYKNCEEQTCRFENLVINKFYVDEIYDLVFVRSFANLSKFVREVLDAKIFYPLVLGTARLFKFSGFVYSKFTQNGLASSYAFYMLAFICVFILYIKVSL, from the coding sequence ATGTTAGTTAGCATTGTAGTTTTAGCGCCTATTATAGGCAGTATTTTGCTAGGTTTGACCTATTTGGCTAGAAATACTCTTAAGATATCGCAGATTGGTTTTGCATTTTTAGGTATGGCAGCTCCTATTGCTAGCTTTGTTTGTATGGCGATTTTATTTTTAAATTCACAAATAGAACCGATAAATTTAAATATGTTTGGCTGGATAGAAGCTGGTATATTTAAAATAGAGGTTGGGTTTTATCTTGATCATTTAAGCCTTTTAATGGGTCTGTTCGTAACTTTTTTAGGTATGCTTATACATCTGTATTCAATCGGATATATGGATAAAGATAGCGGTTTTGGTAAGTTTTTTTGTTATATGAATTTATTTTTAGGCAGTATGCTCATACTTGTGCTTGCAAATAATCCTGTGTTGATGTTTGTCGGCTGGGAGGGTGTGGGAGCTTGTTCGTATCTGCTTATATCGTTTTACTTCAGTTCTAAAGACAACGTAAAAGCTGGAAATAAAGCATTTATACTAAATAGAATCGGCGATTTTGGCTTTGTTATAGGTCTTGTTAGCTTGTATCTTGCTACTTCTCCATATGGTTTTAATTATGAAATATTAGCTAAAAGCGCACCTCTTATACCTGCAAATTTGGCTATTTTTATAGCGTTTTGTTTTATCTGCGGAGCACTTGCTAAATCAGCGCAAATACCGCTTTACACATGGCTTCCTGATGCTATGGCTGGACCGACTCCTATTTCTGCTTTGATACATGCAGCTACTATGGTAACAGCTGGTGTTTATATGGTTGTTAGATTTGGATTTTTATATGAACATTTAAATTTTGTTTTAGAGATACTTGCGATAATCGGCGTAATAAGCGCACTTTTTGCCGCTATTATCGCTATAAAAACTACAGATATCAAGAAAATTCTAGCCTACTCTACTATGAGTCAGCTTGGATATATGTTTGCTGGACTTAGTTTTAGTTCTCAAGCGGCTTTGTATCATCTTTTTACGCATGGATTTTTTAAAGCACTTCTGTTTTTGGGTGCTGGATCTGTGATAATAGCCTTGCACCACGAACAAAATATATTTAAAATGGGTTCTTTGCATAAAAATAAAATACTATTTTATCCTATGCTATTTGGCTCACTCGCTATAAGTGGAGTTTTTCCTTTTGCGGGATTTTTCTCAAAAGACGCACTTATATTAGGAGCGTTTTTAAGCGGTCATTACTTTATATCTGGAGTTTTGCTATTTACAGCAGGGCTTACTTCTTATTATATTTTTAGGCTATTTTTTCTGGTTTTTTATTCGCAAAATGAAGCGCCTAAACAGCATAAACTCCCATTTACTATGAGTTTTGTCAATGTAATACTAGCTATATTTTCTCTCATAGGAGGAGGTATGGCTATGTTTTTAAGCTTAGAACACGTGAGTTTATCAGTAGAGATAATGGCGGGAGTTGTTAGCTTATTCGTTTCATTTTTAGGAATTTTTATAGCCTATAAAAAGTTTTATAATTACAAAAATTGCGAAGAGCAAACTTGTCGTTTTGAAAATTTGGTTATAAATAAATTCTATGTTGATGAAATTTATGATCTCGTTTTTGTGCGCAGTTTTGCAAACTTGAGTAAATTTGTAAGAGAAGTTTTAGACGCAAAGATTTTCTATCCGCTTGTTTTAGGAACTGCTAGACTATTTAAATTTAGCGGTTTTGTATATTCTAAATTTACGCAAAACGGACTTGCTAGCTCTTACGCATTTTATATGTTGGCTTTTATCTGCGTTTTTATCCTTTATATAAAGGTTAGTTTATGA
- the nuoJ gene encoding NADH:quinone oxidoreductase I, membrane subunit J (Pfam match to PF00499.16 Oxidored_q3), which produces MELFLFINFSLFAILGSLGLVLFKAPIHGALSLIVTLVSIAGLYLLLFAKTLFLIQIVVYAGAIMVLSVFVMMFFNIKSDTLFIKLKPKSFFVIIPPAIIFAILLDELWKLPSDFGIAPLDFGEIKPLGFYLFTNWGLSFEAISLLLTAALIGVVAILKGKNNA; this is translated from the coding sequence ATGGAACTTTTTTTATTTATAAATTTCTCTTTATTTGCCATTTTAGGAAGTTTAGGTCTTGTTTTGTTTAAAGCACCTATTCACGGAGCCTTAAGCCTTATAGTTACTTTAGTTTCTATAGCTGGTTTATATCTTTTGTTATTTGCTAAAACTCTATTTTTAATTCAAATTGTAGTATATGCTGGAGCTATCATGGTGCTAAGTGTTTTTGTAATGATGTTTTTTAATATCAAAAGCGACACTTTGTTTATAAAGCTTAAACCGAAATCTTTTTTTGTTATTATCCCTCCTGCTATTATATTTGCTATTTTGTTAGATGAACTTTGGAAATTGCCGAGTGATTTTGGAATTGCACCGCTTGATTTTGGAGAGATAAAGCCTCTAGGATTTTATCTATTTACAAATTGGGGATTAAGTTTTGAGGCGATATCTTTGCTTTTGACAGCCGCATTAATTGGCGTGGTCGCTATTTTAAAAGGCAAAAACAATGCTTGA